A single region of the Streptomyces sp. NBC_00425 genome encodes:
- a CDS encoding GbsR/MarR family transcriptional regulator, with protein MTETDADGRDEEAVSRFVESFAAQLVEAGMQRMPARVFAALLSSDEGAMTSAELGAQLMISPAAVSGAVRYLAQQHMVSREREPGSRRERYRVHSNQWYEALTNRETVLKRWEGALREGVESLGGDTAAGRRMSETLAFFEFVDTEIAAMMERWRLHREALFGDG; from the coding sequence ATGACCGAAACAGACGCGGACGGGCGGGACGAGGAGGCCGTGTCCCGGTTCGTCGAGTCCTTCGCCGCGCAACTCGTCGAGGCCGGAATGCAGCGCATGCCCGCCCGGGTCTTCGCCGCGCTCCTCTCCTCCGACGAGGGCGCGATGACCTCCGCCGAACTGGGCGCGCAGCTGATGATCAGCCCTGCCGCCGTGTCCGGCGCGGTGCGCTACCTGGCCCAGCAGCACATGGTCTCCCGCGAGCGCGAGCCCGGTTCCCGGCGTGAGCGCTACCGCGTGCACAGCAACCAGTGGTACGAGGCGCTGACCAACCGCGAGACCGTGCTCAAGCGGTGGGAGGGGGCCCTGCGCGAGGGCGTCGAGAGTCTCGGCGGCGACACCGCCGCGGGACGCCGGATGTCCGAGACGCTCGCCTTCTTCGAGTTCGTCGACACCGAGATCGCCGCCATGATGGAGCGCTGGCGACTGCACCGCGAAGCGCTCTTCGGAGACGGCTAG
- a CDS encoding adenylosuccinate synthase, whose translation MPALVLLGAQWGDEGKGKATDLLGGSVDYVVRYQGGNNAGHTVVVGDQKYALHLLPSGILSPGCTPVIGNGVVVDPSVLLSELSGLNERGVDTSKLLISGNAHIITPYNVTVDKVTERFLGKRKIGTTGRGIGPTYADKINRVGIRVQDLYDESILMQKVEAALDAKNQLLTKLYNRRAIAVDQVVEELLGYAEKLAPYVTDTVLVLNQALEDDKVVLFEGGQGTLLDIDHGTYPFVTSSNPTAGGACTGAGVGPTKISRVIGILKAYTTRVGAGPFPTELLDEDGEALRRIGGERGVTTGRDRRCGWFDAVIARYATRVNGLTDFFLTKLDVLTGWEQIPVCVAYEIDGKRVEELPYSQSDFHHAKPIYETLPGWSEDITKAKSFSDLPKNAQAYVKALEEMSGAPISAIGVGPGRDETIEINSFI comes from the coding sequence GTGCCCGCACTTGTGCTGCTCGGTGCTCAGTGGGGTGACGAAGGCAAGGGAAAGGCCACCGACCTGCTCGGTGGCTCGGTGGATTATGTGGTGCGTTACCAGGGTGGCAACAACGCCGGCCACACGGTCGTCGTGGGCGACCAGAAGTACGCACTCCACCTGCTCCCTTCCGGAATCCTGTCTCCCGGCTGTACGCCGGTCATCGGTAACGGTGTCGTCGTCGACCCGTCGGTCCTGCTCTCCGAGCTGAGCGGTCTGAACGAGCGCGGCGTCGACACGTCGAAGCTGCTGATCAGCGGCAACGCGCACATCATCACTCCGTACAACGTGACTGTCGACAAGGTGACCGAACGCTTCCTCGGAAAGCGCAAGATCGGCACCACCGGTCGCGGGATCGGTCCGACTTATGCCGACAAGATCAACCGGGTCGGCATCCGGGTCCAGGACCTGTACGACGAGTCCATCCTGATGCAGAAGGTGGAGGCGGCGCTCGACGCCAAGAACCAGCTGCTGACCAAGCTGTACAACCGTCGTGCGATCGCCGTCGACCAGGTCGTCGAGGAACTGCTCGGCTACGCGGAGAAGCTCGCTCCGTACGTCACCGACACGGTCCTCGTGCTCAACCAGGCGCTGGAGGACGACAAGGTCGTCCTCTTCGAGGGCGGTCAGGGCACCCTGCTCGACATCGACCACGGCACGTACCCCTTCGTCACCTCGTCCAACCCGACCGCGGGCGGCGCCTGCACCGGCGCCGGCGTGGGCCCGACGAAGATCAGCCGGGTCATCGGCATCCTGAAGGCCTACACGACCCGCGTCGGCGCGGGCCCCTTCCCGACCGAGCTCCTCGACGAGGACGGCGAGGCGCTGCGCCGCATCGGCGGCGAGCGGGGCGTGACCACCGGCCGCGACCGCCGCTGCGGCTGGTTCGACGCGGTCATCGCCCGCTACGCGACCCGCGTGAACGGCCTGACGGACTTCTTCCTGACCAAGCTCGACGTCCTCACCGGCTGGGAGCAGATCCCGGTCTGCGTGGCGTACGAGATCGACGGCAAGCGGGTCGAGGAACTGCCGTACTCGCAGAGCGACTTCCACCACGCGAAGCCGATCTACGAGACGCTCCCCGGCTGGTCCGAGGACATCACCAAGGCGAAGTCGTTCTCCGACCTGCCGAAGAACGCCCAGGCGTACGTGAAGGCGCTGGAGGAGATGTCCGGCGCCCCGATCTCCGCGATCGGCGTGGGTCCGGGCCGGGACGAGACGATCGAGATCAACTCGTTCATCTAG
- a CDS encoding diacylglycerol kinase: MATFATSDQLLVIIDPVSRRADGESVRIAKDVLSAGAASTKVCVPEGPEEFARVLARRGSRRPVVIGDDRALARAVALLHRQRALAECVLSVVPVGGSLSIAHALGVPTSPVAAARAVLDGVGRRLDLLVDDSDGVVLGALRIPALPTTGGAQSADASARPWLQSLVRTLVPIRPSRPSRPVADPLPAGPARLRVEVDGTTLVDLDQPVEAVSVTPGASGTAEVVVRPSSVGAEAAPLQTYGRTVTVTGADFRYRADAAVAGPVRRRTWTVREGALGLMLPTAQ, translated from the coding sequence GTGGCGACTTTCGCGACGTCCGATCAGCTGCTGGTGATCATCGATCCGGTCTCCCGGCGCGCGGACGGTGAGTCCGTGCGGATCGCGAAAGACGTGCTCAGCGCGGGTGCGGCCAGCACGAAGGTGTGTGTGCCGGAGGGCCCGGAGGAATTCGCCCGGGTGCTGGCACGGCGGGGTTCGCGGCGGCCGGTGGTCATCGGTGACGACCGCGCGCTGGCCCGGGCGGTGGCCCTGCTGCACCGGCAGCGGGCCCTGGCCGAGTGCGTGCTGTCGGTGGTGCCGGTGGGCGGCTCCCTGAGCATCGCGCACGCCCTGGGGGTGCCCACGAGCCCGGTCGCGGCGGCGCGGGCCGTCCTGGACGGCGTCGGGCGGCGGCTGGACCTGCTGGTCGACGACAGCGACGGGGTGGTGCTGGGAGCGCTGCGGATCCCCGCGCTGCCGACGACCGGCGGCGCCCAGTCGGCTGACGCCTCGGCGCGGCCCTGGCTGCAGTCGCTGGTCCGCACGCTCGTCCCCATCCGGCCCTCCCGGCCCTCCCGGCCGGTCGCCGACCCGCTTCCGGCCGGCCCGGCGCGGCTGCGGGTCGAGGTGGACGGGACGACCCTGGTCGACCTGGACCAGCCGGTGGAGGCGGTGTCGGTGACGCCCGGCGCCTCGGGAACGGCCGAGGTGGTGGTGCGGCCGTCGTCGGTGGGCGCGGAGGCCGCGCCGCTGCAGACGTACGGCCGGACGGTGACCGTCACGGGGGCCGACTTCCGCTACCGGGCGGACGCCGCGGTCGCCGGCCCGGTACGACGGCGGACGTGGACCGTGCGGGAGGGAGCACTGGGCCTGATGCTGCCGACGGCCCAGTAA
- a CDS encoding bifunctional metallophosphatase/5'-nucleotidase: MPLNPTNDPMNRREFVRKSAVTGAAVAVAGAVGSGTAEASTGPHGHAPGKAPRTWSFSILGTTDLHSHVFDWDYYTDAAYTDSKGNSVGVARVATLVKQQREAKGEDRVLLVDAGDIIQGTSLAYYFARVDPITGAHGRKGPEHPMAVAMNHMRYDAAALGNHEFNYGIDVLRRFEKQCRFPLLGANALDAKTLRPAFAPYTVKKIRVPGAPDIKVGILGLTNPGIALWDKDNVSGRMVFPGLVEQAKKYVPRLRALGCDVVFLTDHSGLDGSTSYGDALPYVENASNLVAEQVPGIDAILVGHTHVEVPSYTVKNAETGEDVLLSEPYCWGYRLSVFDFELELRHGQWRVTGKTARTLDPKGVDEDPEIKRLLRADHDLVVKYVNTPVGTCTADLSAAESCWKDVPIMDFIHEVQTSTVAAGLSAADAALPLISVAAPFSRTADIPAGDVTIRDIAGLYIYDNTLYGKKLTGAQLRDYLEYAAKYYHQVPAGTAVDTATLTNANSFWDYMYDTAAGVSYDIDIAQPEGSRIRNLTHNGAAVADDQVFVVAVNNYRANGGSGYPHIAGADIAYSSTNEIRQLMIDYVTAKGALDPADFAVANWRLTQAGTAVF; encoded by the coding sequence ATGCCCCTCAACCCGACGAACGACCCCATGAACCGCCGTGAGTTCGTGCGGAAGTCGGCCGTCACCGGAGCGGCCGTGGCCGTCGCCGGAGCGGTCGGTTCCGGTACCGCCGAGGCCTCCACCGGGCCGCACGGCCACGCGCCCGGGAAGGCGCCCCGCACCTGGTCCTTCTCCATCCTCGGCACGACCGACCTGCACAGCCACGTCTTCGACTGGGACTACTACACCGACGCCGCGTACACGGACAGCAAGGGCAACTCGGTCGGCGTCGCCCGGGTCGCCACCCTCGTGAAGCAGCAGCGCGAGGCTAAGGGGGAGGATCGCGTCCTGCTGGTCGACGCCGGCGACATCATCCAGGGCACCTCGCTGGCCTACTACTTCGCGCGCGTCGACCCGATCACGGGGGCCCACGGCAGGAAGGGGCCCGAGCACCCCATGGCCGTCGCCATGAACCACATGCGTTACGACGCGGCCGCGCTCGGCAACCACGAGTTCAACTACGGCATCGACGTGCTGCGCAGGTTCGAGAAGCAGTGCCGCTTCCCGCTGCTCGGCGCGAACGCCCTCGACGCGAAGACGCTGCGTCCGGCCTTCGCCCCGTACACGGTGAAGAAGATCCGCGTCCCCGGCGCCCCCGACATCAAGGTCGGCATCCTGGGCCTGACCAACCCCGGCATCGCGCTGTGGGACAAGGACAACGTCAGCGGCCGGATGGTGTTCCCGGGGCTGGTGGAGCAGGCGAAGAAGTACGTGCCGCGGCTGCGCGCGCTGGGCTGCGACGTCGTCTTCCTGACCGACCACTCCGGCCTCGACGGTTCCACCTCCTACGGTGACGCGCTCCCGTACGTCGAGAACGCCTCCAACCTCGTCGCCGAGCAGGTTCCCGGCATCGACGCGATCCTGGTCGGCCACACGCACGTCGAGGTGCCGTCGTACACGGTCAAGAACGCGGAGACCGGCGAGGACGTCCTGCTCTCAGAGCCCTACTGCTGGGGCTACCGGCTCAGCGTCTTCGACTTCGAACTCGAACTGCGCCACGGGCAGTGGAGGGTGACCGGGAAGACGGCCCGGACCCTCGACCCCAAGGGGGTCGACGAGGACCCGGAGATCAAGAGACTGCTCCGCGCCGACCACGACCTCGTCGTGAAGTACGTCAACACGCCGGTCGGCACCTGCACGGCCGACCTCTCGGCGGCGGAGTCCTGCTGGAAGGACGTCCCCATCATGGACTTCATCCACGAGGTCCAGACGAGCACGGTGGCCGCCGGACTGTCGGCCGCCGACGCCGCCCTGCCCCTGATCTCCGTGGCCGCGCCCTTCAGCCGCACCGCCGACATCCCGGCCGGCGACGTCACCATCCGCGACATCGCGGGGCTCTACATCTACGACAACACCCTGTACGGCAAGAAGCTCACGGGCGCCCAGCTCAGGGACTACCTGGAGTACGCGGCGAAGTACTACCACCAGGTGCCGGCGGGCACGGCGGTCGACACCGCGACCCTCACCAACGCCAACAGCTTCTGGGACTACATGTACGACACGGCGGCGGGCGTCTCGTACGACATCGACATCGCGCAGCCCGAGGGCTCCCGGATCAGGAACCTCACCCACAACGGCGCCGCGGTCGCCGACGACCAGGTCTTCGTCGTCGCCGTCAACAACTACCGCGCCAACGGCGGCAGCGGCTATCCGCACATCGCGGGGGCCGACATCGCCTACAGCTCCACCAACGAGATCCGGCAGCTGATGATCGACTACGTGACGGCCAAGGGGGCGTTGGACCCGGCCGACTTCGCCGTCGCCAACTGGAGGCTGACGCAGGCCGGAACGGCGGTCTTCTGA
- a CDS encoding ABC transporter ATP-binding protein, with protein MTKAITVSGLHKSFGRTHALDGLDLEVEAGEVHGFLGPNGAGKSTAIRVLLGLLRADSGAAQILGRDPWKDAVEAHRRIAYVPGDVTLWRNLSGGEVIDLYGRLRGGGLDAARRAELIDRFELDPTKKGRTYSKGNRQKVALVAAFASDVDLLILDEPTSGLDPLMEEVFQRCVTEERDRGRTILLSSHILSEVEELCDRVSIIRKGRTVETGSLADLRHLTRTSVTAELAGAPDGLAHLPGVHGLEVHGRRVRLQVDTDRLDAVVKSLSASGVRSLTSTPPTLEELFLRHYQETAQ; from the coding sequence ATGACGAAGGCCATCACGGTGTCCGGACTGCACAAGTCCTTCGGCCGCACCCACGCGCTCGACGGACTCGACCTGGAGGTCGAGGCCGGGGAGGTGCACGGCTTCCTCGGCCCCAACGGCGCCGGCAAGTCCACCGCCATCCGCGTCCTGCTGGGCCTGCTGCGCGCCGACTCGGGCGCCGCGCAGATCCTCGGCCGCGACCCGTGGAAGGACGCGGTCGAGGCGCACCGGCGCATCGCCTACGTGCCCGGCGACGTGACCCTGTGGCGCAACCTCTCCGGCGGCGAGGTCATCGACCTGTACGGACGACTGCGCGGCGGCGGCCTCGACGCCGCCCGCCGCGCCGAGCTGATCGACCGCTTCGAACTGGACCCCACCAAGAAGGGCCGCACCTACTCGAAGGGCAACCGCCAGAAGGTCGCCCTGGTCGCCGCCTTCGCCTCGGACGTCGACCTCCTCATCCTGGACGAGCCGACGTCCGGCCTGGACCCCCTGATGGAGGAGGTCTTCCAGCGCTGCGTGACGGAGGAACGCGACCGGGGCCGGACGATCCTGCTGTCCTCCCACATCCTCAGCGAGGTCGAGGAGCTGTGCGACCGCGTCAGCATCATCCGCAAGGGCCGCACGGTGGAGACCGGCTCGCTGGCCGACCTGCGTCATCTGACCCGCACCAGCGTGACCGCCGAACTCGCGGGCGCCCCCGACGGGTTGGCGCACCTGCCGGGCGTGCACGGCCTGGAGGTGCACGGCAGACGGGTCCGCCTCCAGGTCGACACCGACCGACTCGACGCCGTGGTGAAGTCGTTGAGCGCGTCGGGCGTACGGTCGCTGACGTCGACTCCGCCGACGCTCGAGGAACTGTTCCTGCGGCACTACCAGGAGACCGCACAGTGA